From a single Lolium rigidum isolate FL_2022 chromosome 7, APGP_CSIRO_Lrig_0.1, whole genome shotgun sequence genomic region:
- the LOC124677393 gene encoding protein BZR1 homolog 1-like isoform X2 produces the protein MTSGAARAAAEAAAADGGLGRTPTWKERENNKRRERRRRAIAAKIFTGLRAMGNYKLPKHCDNNEVLKELCREAGWVVEDDGTTYRKGYKPPPSSGPFSGVSSAGMSPCSSSQLLSAPSSSFPSPVPSYHASPASSSFPSPTRLDSQSSACLLPFLRGLPNLPALRVSSSAPVTPPLSSPTASRPPKIQKPDWDVDPFRHPFFALSAPASPTRGRRYEHPDTIPECDESDVSTVDSGRWISFQMATTAPTSPAYNLVNINRAASGIVTPWEGERIHEVAAEELELTLGVGSK, from the exons ATGACGTCTGGGGCGGCCAGGGCGGCggccgaggccgcggcggcggacggcgggcTGGGGCGGACGCCCACCTGGAAGGAGCGCGAGAACAACAAGCGgcgcgagcggcggcgccgggcCATCGCCGCCAAGATCTTCACGGGGCTCCGGGCCATGGGCAACTACAAGCTCCCCAAGCACTGCGACAACAACGAGGTGCTCAAGGAGCTCTGCCGCGAGGCCGGCTGGGTCGTCGAGGACGACGGCACCACCTACCGCAAG GGATAcaagccgccgccgtcgtccggcCCGTTCAGCGGGGTCTCGTCGGCGGGCATGAGCCCCTGCTCGTCCTCGCAGCTGCTCAgcgcgccctcctcctccttcccgaGCCCCGTTCCCTCCTACCACGCGAGCCCGGCGTCGTCGAGCTTCCCGAGCCCCACCCGCCTCGACAGCCAGAGCTCCGCCTGCCTGCTCCCGTTCCTCCGCGGCCTCCCCAACCTGCCCGCGCTCCGCGTCTCCAGCAGCGCGCCGGTCACGCCGCCGCTCTCGTCGCCGACGGCGTCGCGCCCGCCCAAGATCCAGAAGCCGGACTGGGACGTCGACCCGTTCCGCCACCCCTTCTTCGCGCTCTCCGCGCCCGCCAGCCCCACCCGCGGCCGCCGGTACGAGCACCCGGACACCATCCCCGAGTGCGACGAGTCGGACGTCTCCACCGTCGACTCCGGCCGCTGGATCAGCTTCCAGATGGCCACCACGGCGCCCACGTCGCCCGCGTACAACCTCGTCAACATCAACCGAGCCGCCTCGGG GATTGTCACGCCGTGGGAAGGGGAGAGGATCCACGAGGTCGCCGCCGAGGAGCTCGAGCTCACGCTTGGCGTCGGCTCCAAGTGA
- the LOC124677393 gene encoding protein BZR1 homolog 1-like isoform X1 produces the protein MTSGAARAAAEAAAADGGLGRTPTWKERENNKRRERRRRAIAAKIFTGLRAMGNYKLPKHCDNNEVLKELCREAGWVVEDDGTTYRKGYKPPPSSGPFSGVSSAGMSPCSSSQLLSAPSSSFPSPVPSYHASPASSSFPSPTRLDSQSSACLLPFLRGLPNLPALRVSSSAPVTPPLSSPTASRPPKIQKPDWDVDPFRHPFFALSAPASPTRGRRYEHPDTIPECDESDVSTVDSGRWISFQMATTAPTSPAYNLVNINRAASGSNSNSMEIEGMTAGEIRGRSGGPEFEFDKRIVTPWEGERIHEVAAEELELTLGVGSK, from the exons ATGACGTCTGGGGCGGCCAGGGCGGCggccgaggccgcggcggcggacggcgggcTGGGGCGGACGCCCACCTGGAAGGAGCGCGAGAACAACAAGCGgcgcgagcggcggcgccgggcCATCGCCGCCAAGATCTTCACGGGGCTCCGGGCCATGGGCAACTACAAGCTCCCCAAGCACTGCGACAACAACGAGGTGCTCAAGGAGCTCTGCCGCGAGGCCGGCTGGGTCGTCGAGGACGACGGCACCACCTACCGCAAG GGATAcaagccgccgccgtcgtccggcCCGTTCAGCGGGGTCTCGTCGGCGGGCATGAGCCCCTGCTCGTCCTCGCAGCTGCTCAgcgcgccctcctcctccttcccgaGCCCCGTTCCCTCCTACCACGCGAGCCCGGCGTCGTCGAGCTTCCCGAGCCCCACCCGCCTCGACAGCCAGAGCTCCGCCTGCCTGCTCCCGTTCCTCCGCGGCCTCCCCAACCTGCCCGCGCTCCGCGTCTCCAGCAGCGCGCCGGTCACGCCGCCGCTCTCGTCGCCGACGGCGTCGCGCCCGCCCAAGATCCAGAAGCCGGACTGGGACGTCGACCCGTTCCGCCACCCCTTCTTCGCGCTCTCCGCGCCCGCCAGCCCCACCCGCGGCCGCCGGTACGAGCACCCGGACACCATCCCCGAGTGCGACGAGTCGGACGTCTCCACCGTCGACTCCGGCCGCTGGATCAGCTTCCAGATGGCCACCACGGCGCCCACGTCGCCCGCGTACAACCTCGTCAACATCAACCGAGCCGCCTCGGGGTCCAACTCCAACTCCATGGAGATCGAGGGAATGACGGCGGGGGAGATCAGGGGCCGAAGCGGCGGCCCGGAGTTCGAGTTCGATAAGAGGATTGTCACGCCGTGGGAAGGGGAGAGGATCCACGAGGTCGCCGCCGAGGAGCTCGAGCTCACGCTTGGCGTCGGCTCCAAGTGA